Below is a window of Ruegeria sp. THAF33 DNA.
ACGACCGACGATCGGCATCATGTCCGGGGTAGCAATGCAGCGATCAAATTCGATGGTGCCACCCTGAATGGTTTCCATCAGGTCTTCTGCACCAACGATATCCGCGCCTGCTTCTTTCGCTTCGTCTGCCTTGGGGCCACGAGCGAAAACAGCAACGCGCATCGCTTTACCGGTGCCGTTCGGCAGGCCGACAACACCGCGAACCATCTGGTCTGCGTGACGGGTGTCAACGCCCAGGTTCATCGCGATTTCGATGGTCTCGTCGAATTTCGCGGTTGCGTTGGCTTTGACCAGGGCAACTGCTTCATCAACCGACAGGTTTTCCTTGCCGACGACGGCTTCGCGCGCAGCGCGGGTACGTTTACCGAGTTTTGCCATCTTACTTCACCTCGATGCCCATGGAGCGGGCCGAGCCCAGGATGATCTGCATTGCGCCTTCGATGTCGTTGGCGTTCAGATCTTTCATTTTGGCTTCGGCGATTTCGCGAACCTGCTTCGAGGTCACGGTTGCCACGGTCTCACGACCTGGGTTTTCCGCGCCGCGGGGACGGTTACGCTTGCCGACCGGCTTCAGACCAGCTGCTTTTTTCAGGTAATAAGACGCGGGCGGCGTCTTGATGTCCATGGTGAAGGACTTGTCCTGATAATAGGTGATCACGGTCGGGCACGGAGCGCCGGGCTCCATGTCTGCTGTCTTGGCGTTGAACGCCTTGCAGAATTCCATGATGTTGATACCGCGCTGACCCAGCGCCGGACCAACTGGCGGCGACGGGTTCGCCTGACCTGCAGGAACCTGCAGTTTCATTGTACCAGCAAGCTTCTTGGCCATTTGGTTTTCCTTTCAACTTGGGTGAAACGCGTCCCACCCAGATTATGTTGCGTGGTCCGGTCCGGGATCGCGACCCCAGCAACCTCCCACGAGAGAATCTCGCCCGAAGACGATAAAGGCGGCGTTTACATGGGATCAGGAGAGATGACAAGTGGTTGGTGCACCATTCGGGTTGTACCGAATCAAACCCTGAGAGGATTCTTTCTGCCTGCGTGATTGCACGCGAATGTCCGTACAGTTTCGAATTCCTCTAACAATCTGCAAAGACATGTAAAACCGCCAGTTTGCCGCCAATTGAACGCGACATTGGCGCTTGCTTCGCCACAACGCAGATGACCGTGCTATACTCCTTAAAAATTGTGATTATTGGTGGAGATTAATTATGATACTTCGTTTAGCTTTAACTCTTGGCATCGCCTTTTCTCTTGCTGCTGCTATCCCTCAAACGGCGCGGGCCGACGCTGGAGAGTTTCTTGGTGGTGCGGTCGTCGGCGGGATCGTTGGTTACGCGATCGGCAAGGACCAACAAAAGAAAAAATCTCAGAGAACAACTTCATCGAACCGCACCTATCGGTCAGGTATTCCATCGACCACGCAAGGCGCGCAAACTCAGACCGCGCTCAATTACTTCGGGTACAATGCAGGACGGGTCGATGGTCAGGTCGGTCGCGGCACCCGGTCCGCAATCGAACGCTATCAGGCCTCGATGGGTTATCCTATAAACGGCTATGATTTTCAGCCGTATCAGTATGACTTTCTGATGCAAGCCTACTATTGGGCCACAAGCGGTGGACAGGCGACGACTCAACTTGCGGGCCAACCACTTCTGATGGCGTATCGCCGTCAGGTGCAGACGGGATCTGCTTTGGCTACTGCCCCGCAAGCTCCGGCACAAGCCGCCCCGGCACAACCTGTTCCGGTTGCGACACCGCAAGAACCTGAGCCGGAGACAACCGAAACAACGTCTGCCAGCCTGCCGAGCCTGTTTTCCGGCGGCACCGGAGGCCCGTCGCTGGCCAATCGCTGTAGCGGGGTCATGCTGCAAACATCTACCAATGGCGGTTATACGACCCTGGCGAACATGTCGGATCCCGACTTTGCGCTCAGCGAACAGTTCTGTCTTGCCCGCAGCTACGCGATGGCGCGCGGTGAAGATCTGATTCAGGATATCCAGGGGCTCACGCCGGATCAGGTCAGTGCTCAATGCGACTCGTATGGTGAAATGGTGGCGCCTCAGGTTGATGCTCTGTCTATCAACTCGAAAACCGAGGCTGAAACCCAGATGCGTAAGCTGGCGCTGGACTCGGGCCTCAGCCCCCAAGATCTTGCCGCGACAAGCAAGGTCTGCCTGGCGATTGGCTATCGTCAGGACAACATGGATGCCGCTCTTGGG
It encodes the following:
- the rplA gene encoding 50S ribosomal protein L1, whose translation is MAKLGKRTRAAREAVVGKENLSVDEAVALVKANATAKFDETIEIAMNLGVDTRHADQMVRGVVGLPNGTGKAMRVAVFARGPKADEAKEAGADIVGAEDLMETIQGGTIEFDRCIATPDMMPIVGRLGKVLGPRNLMPNPKVGTVTMDVKAAVEAAKGGEVQFKAEKGGVVHAGVGKASFDEAKLAENVRAFVSAVAKAKPSGAKGTYMKKIALSSTMGPGVTVDVAEASGE
- the rplK gene encoding 50S ribosomal protein L11 is translated as MAKKLAGTMKLQVPAGQANPSPPVGPALGQRGINIMEFCKAFNAKTADMEPGAPCPTVITYYQDKSFTMDIKTPPASYYLKKAAGLKPVGKRNRPRGAENPGRETVATVTSKQVREIAEAKMKDLNANDIEGAMQIILGSARSMGIEVK
- a CDS encoding peptidoglycan-binding domain-containing protein — protein: MILRLALTLGIAFSLAAAIPQTARADAGEFLGGAVVGGIVGYAIGKDQQKKKSQRTTSSNRTYRSGIPSTTQGAQTQTALNYFGYNAGRVDGQVGRGTRSAIERYQASMGYPINGYDFQPYQYDFLMQAYYWATSGGQATTQLAGQPLLMAYRRQVQTGSALATAPQAPAQAAPAQPVPVATPQEPEPETTETTSASLPSLFSGGTGGPSLANRCSGVMLQTSTNGGYTTLANMSDPDFALSEQFCLARSYAMARGEDLIQDIQGLTPDQVSAQCDSYGEMVAPQVDALSINSKTEAETQMRKLALDSGLSPQDLAATSKVCLAIGYRQDNMDAALGSALMLVAMGEPAYGELIGHHLREGFGVQKRRDLAMQWYDASLSALDAGSQAVFLPSQTDRPQLLRAAMVQAQ